Proteins encoded in a region of the Stieleria neptunia genome:
- a CDS encoding potassium channel family protein has translation MSHPNPHPSRQPEFRQLRHLELLIALISILVLQSFVSSDDRLQRVLLNAMFLIVVLSAMRSLACSKIRMWATIVLGVAAYALSWIDEVHSSRLVTGSTDVCFIAIFVLLISSLAEHVFGEGPVDANRIIGAISIYFLIGLAWAFLYALIELIDPGSFQSNASSTFGETRPGFVAEFIYFSNVTLTTLGYGDVTPVSRPARMLATLQAMIGQLYVAIVIARLVGLQISQATVDSTQR, from the coding sequence ATGTCCCATCCCAATCCCCATCCCAGCCGGCAGCCCGAGTTCCGGCAACTTCGTCACCTGGAACTGCTGATCGCATTGATCTCGATTCTTGTGCTGCAAAGTTTCGTTTCGTCAGACGACAGGCTGCAGCGGGTGCTACTCAATGCGATGTTCTTGATTGTAGTGTTATCGGCCATGCGATCGCTTGCGTGTTCGAAGATTCGGATGTGGGCGACGATCGTGTTAGGCGTGGCTGCCTATGCGCTCTCCTGGATTGATGAAGTGCATTCATCACGGCTTGTCACCGGCAGCACCGACGTTTGCTTCATCGCGATTTTCGTGTTGCTGATCAGCTCACTGGCGGAGCACGTGTTTGGCGAGGGACCGGTGGATGCCAATCGAATCATCGGGGCGATTTCGATCTATTTTCTGATCGGTCTCGCCTGGGCATTTCTCTACGCGTTGATCGAGTTGATCGATCCGGGGTCCTTTCAATCCAATGCGAGTTCAACGTTCGGTGAAACCCGTCCGGGATTCGTGGCCGAATTCATCTATTTCAGCAACGTCACCTTGACGACGCTGGGCTACGGTGACGTGACTCCCGTTTCCCGACCGGCCCGCATGCTGGCGACACTGCAAGCGATGATCGGCCAGCTCTATGTGGCGATCGTGATCGCGCGATTGGTCGGCCTGCAGATTTCGCAAGCGACCGTCGACTCAACCCAGCGGTGA
- a CDS encoding efflux RND transporter permease subunit has translation MRRYAIAIVLFAVISSPLIGYGALRALKSTSNDPRQWLPRSFAETDTYDWFQSHFGTDEFAVVSWPGCDLEDPRVGQLSQALLQTAFFDRVRTGQNAIEELMSPPQNFSRAAAISRLRRILIGAQDGTTCLVLTTSVVGQADRSAAVGEIETLAWDVCQLPAAELKLAGPTVDAAMIDAESRKLLFGLAGLSALVSFLVATLRMRSIRLAISVLLVAVYSTAVSLAILYFSGGKMNLLMTMLPPLVYVLTISSAVHLANYYRDAARDRSSPVPAAIRAIGQGWLPCSLAAITTGIGLISLMLSKIEPIQSFGFYSALGVVASVVVLFLLLPSALFLFPPKPEAETDRPTGDDPHQKGNALIDAVLNHHVFFALACLALMLLCASRIPSIQSTVKLQDRFLPSSDAIADYRWLEERVGPMVPLEVAIHFDKDDPRDRVEQIKLVARIQSKIQSLDEPVATLSAFNLCPRLPSGHSVRDIVQRKVLNGRQTQQRLIEAKYLSESGDQHLWRISVRANAIGDLDYGIFVEKIRAAVAPLLTDENAEGTFTGVIPLIYKAQRQLLLDLFRSFLVAFAVIAGVLLVVLRNIWATCLVMFPNIFPAVIVFGGIEWVNIPVQIGSVMTASAALGIAVDDTVHLLTWFRRGLDQGMSRRQAIESAFSRCSGAMVHTTLICSCGLIVFALSTFVPILHFAWLMVFLLASALLGDLVLLPAILVGPLGRCFEKKR, from the coding sequence ATGAGGCGATACGCCATCGCGATCGTCCTGTTTGCCGTGATTTCGTCTCCGCTGATCGGCTACGGCGCACTCCGGGCACTCAAGAGCACGTCGAACGATCCCAGGCAATGGCTGCCCCGATCCTTCGCCGAAACCGACACCTACGACTGGTTTCAAAGCCATTTCGGCACGGATGAATTCGCCGTCGTCAGCTGGCCCGGATGCGATCTGGAGGATCCGCGCGTCGGGCAACTGTCTCAAGCACTGCTCCAGACGGCATTCTTTGATCGCGTGCGGACCGGGCAGAACGCGATCGAGGAGTTGATGTCGCCGCCGCAGAATTTTTCTCGCGCCGCGGCCATCAGTCGCTTGCGGCGGATTCTGATCGGAGCCCAGGACGGGACCACCTGCCTGGTGTTGACCACCTCCGTCGTCGGTCAAGCCGATCGCAGCGCCGCGGTCGGTGAAATCGAAACGTTGGCCTGGGACGTCTGTCAGTTGCCGGCCGCGGAGCTGAAACTGGCCGGTCCGACGGTCGATGCCGCGATGATCGATGCCGAAAGCCGAAAACTGCTGTTCGGCCTGGCCGGGCTGTCCGCGTTGGTTTCGTTTTTGGTCGCGACGCTGCGGATGCGCAGTATTCGACTGGCGATTTCGGTCCTCTTGGTCGCGGTCTACAGCACCGCGGTGTCGCTGGCGATCCTGTACTTCAGCGGCGGCAAGATGAATCTGTTGATGACGATGCTGCCCCCGTTGGTCTATGTGTTGACGATCTCGTCGGCGGTGCATTTGGCAAACTACTATCGCGATGCGGCGCGTGACCGGTCGTCGCCCGTCCCCGCGGCGATCCGGGCCATCGGTCAAGGATGGTTGCCCTGTTCGCTGGCCGCGATCACCACCGGGATCGGCCTGATTTCGTTAATGCTCAGCAAGATCGAGCCGATCCAGAGTTTCGGTTTTTATTCCGCGCTGGGTGTCGTGGCCAGCGTCGTCGTTCTGTTTCTGCTGCTCCCCTCGGCGCTGTTCCTGTTTCCCCCCAAGCCCGAAGCGGAAACGGATCGGCCGACCGGTGACGATCCGCACCAGAAAGGCAACGCGTTGATCGATGCGGTGCTCAACCACCATGTTTTCTTTGCCCTCGCTTGCTTGGCGTTGATGCTGTTGTGCGCCTCAAGAATTCCGTCGATCCAATCAACAGTCAAACTGCAAGACCGCTTTCTGCCCAGCAGCGACGCGATCGCCGATTACCGTTGGCTGGAGGAACGCGTCGGACCGATGGTACCGCTGGAGGTCGCGATCCATTTTGACAAGGACGACCCCCGCGATCGTGTCGAGCAGATCAAATTGGTCGCGCGGATCCAAAGCAAAATTCAATCGCTCGACGAGCCGGTGGCGACCCTGTCGGCGTTCAACCTGTGTCCGCGACTTCCCTCCGGGCACAGCGTTCGTGACATTGTCCAACGCAAGGTACTCAACGGCCGGCAGACCCAACAACGCCTGATCGAGGCGAAGTACTTGAGCGAAAGCGGAGACCAGCATCTTTGGCGGATTTCGGTGCGTGCCAACGCCATCGGCGATTTGGACTATGGGATCTTTGTCGAAAAAATCCGGGCAGCGGTCGCCCCCTTGTTGACCGATGAGAACGCCGAGGGAACCTTCACCGGCGTGATCCCGCTGATCTACAAAGCCCAACGCCAGTTGTTGTTGGATTTGTTTCGCAGCTTCCTGGTCGCTTTCGCCGTCATTGCCGGCGTCTTGCTGGTAGTGCTGCGAAACATCTGGGCAACCTGCTTGGTGATGTTTCCGAATATCTTTCCCGCCGTGATCGTTTTCGGCGGCATCGAGTGGGTGAACATTCCCGTTCAGATCGGCTCGGTGATGACGGCCAGCGCGGCGCTCGGGATCGCGGTCGATGACACCGTCCACCTGTTGACCTGGTTCCGCCGCGGTCTGGACCAAGGGATGTCGCGCCGACAGGCGATCGAAAGCGCCTTTTCGCGATGTTCCGGCGCGATGGTGCACACGACGCTGATCTGTTCGTGCGGGTTGATCGTGTTCGCGCTCAGCACCTTTGTGCCGATCCTGCACTTCGCCTGGTTGATGGTCTTCCTGCTCGCCTCGGCGCTGCTGGGCGATCTGGTGCTGCTGCCGGCGATCTTGGTCGGACCGCTGGGCCGGTGTTTCGAGAAGAAGCGGTAG
- a CDS encoding serine hydrolase domain-containing protein, whose protein sequence is MFTQSENRPTILGSVAPGFERVRAEFETNFVSRGERGAACTVYHQGQKVVDLWAGRRCHHSGARWTEQTLSLAFSVTKGMAAAVMAVAHSRGLFDLDAPVAAYWPEFGCGEKRQITVRQLLAHQAGLVAIDRKLNPQILADHDQMAAITASQKPLWQPGTKHGYHTLTLGWYQNELIRRVDPAGRTLGEFFQDEIASPLGIEFYIGLPDWIDSEHISSTQGFRKLAILANLNQLPWKMVMAGIWPRSVVSKSIKFLKFDDPAALGRPEYREVEIPSANGFGQARAVAKVYDVLARGGRRLGITPTTMQELVAPPLQPSRGTRDAVLKIDTHYSFGFSRPSAGFRFGADDQAFGCPGAGGSFGMADPSKQLAFAYLTNTMSFRIFDDPRERAVRQAVYQCIGAIQKNRVASDVKVA, encoded by the coding sequence ATGTTCACGCAGAGCGAAAATCGTCCGACGATCCTCGGATCGGTGGCGCCGGGGTTCGAGAGAGTCCGCGCGGAGTTTGAAACCAATTTTGTGTCGCGTGGTGAACGTGGTGCCGCGTGCACGGTGTATCACCAGGGGCAGAAAGTCGTCGACTTGTGGGCCGGACGGCGTTGCCATCACTCCGGGGCACGGTGGACCGAGCAGACGCTTTCGCTGGCGTTTTCGGTGACCAAGGGGATGGCGGCGGCGGTGATGGCGGTCGCCCACAGCCGGGGGCTGTTTGATCTGGACGCGCCCGTGGCCGCGTATTGGCCGGAATTCGGATGCGGCGAAAAGCGGCAAATCACTGTGCGTCAATTGTTGGCCCATCAGGCCGGTCTGGTCGCCATCGACCGCAAACTCAATCCCCAGATTCTGGCCGACCATGACCAGATGGCGGCGATCACGGCCAGTCAAAAACCGTTGTGGCAGCCCGGGACCAAGCACGGCTATCACACGCTGACCCTGGGCTGGTATCAGAATGAACTGATCCGTCGCGTCGATCCCGCCGGGCGGACACTGGGCGAATTCTTTCAAGATGAAATTGCCTCTCCGCTGGGGATCGAGTTTTACATCGGGCTTCCCGATTGGATCGACTCGGAACACATCAGCAGCACCCAGGGCTTTCGAAAGCTGGCCATCTTGGCCAACCTCAACCAGTTGCCGTGGAAAATGGTGATGGCCGGGATTTGGCCCCGATCGGTCGTATCCAAGTCGATCAAGTTTCTGAAATTTGATGACCCCGCGGCACTCGGCCGACCGGAGTACCGAGAGGTCGAGATTCCATCGGCCAACGGATTCGGACAGGCGCGTGCCGTTGCCAAGGTCTATGACGTCTTGGCGCGGGGCGGACGGCGGTTGGGAATCACCCCCACGACGATGCAGGAACTGGTCGCCCCACCGCTGCAACCCTCGCGCGGCACGCGGGACGCGGTGTTGAAGATCGACACCCATTACAGCTTCGGCTTTTCCCGACCCAGCGCCGGATTCCGCTTCGGTGCCGATGACCAAGCGTTCGGCTGTCCCGGCGCGGGCGGATCGTTTGGCATGGCCGATCCATCGAAACAGCTGGCGTTTGCCTACCTGACCAACACGATGAGCTTTCGCATCTTCGATGACCCGCGCGAACGGGCCGTCCGTCAGGCCGTCTATCAGTGCATCGGCGCGATCCAAAAAAATCGGGTTGCGTCGGACGTGAAGGTGGCGTGA
- a CDS encoding DUF6868 family protein has translation MTSLEVLLAALGWCTLMNLGMLTVTTLLLVVWGEAIGRLHQRWFRLEKRELQREYFRYLANYKLLLLVFNLVPYLALRLAMR, from the coding sequence ATGACGTCATTAGAAGTGTTGCTTGCTGCACTGGGTTGGTGCACGCTGATGAATCTGGGCATGTTAACCGTGACGACGCTGCTGCTGGTCGTGTGGGGAGAAGCGATTGGGCGATTGCATCAACGGTGGTTTCGGCTGGAAAAGCGTGAGCTGCAACGCGAGTACTTTCGCTATTTGGCTAATTACAAACTGCTTCTGCTGGTCTTCAATCTGGTTCCCTACCTTGCATTGCGACTGGCAATGCGATGA
- a CDS encoding alpha/beta fold hydrolase, whose product MLFLHGLFGTPEHWRHVMERLADRYRVIAPQLPVDPQPGRRQHGINAIADLSDQVAELVETLRIDPFVICGNSLGGLVAIDLCARRKDFAKGLVLAGSAGLFEKNPIGGMRPKPSREFVKKTVCGIVHKQELVTNELVDDWHSSIQDRDYVRFVLRVSRATRDRSVEKELTKLDLPTMIIWGQEDSITPPETGREFQRRIKGSKLQFIEDCGHAPNWEQPEAFAELLDEFLPTCFAD is encoded by the coding sequence GTGCTATTTTTGCACGGCTTATTCGGAACGCCTGAACATTGGCGTCACGTGATGGAACGGTTGGCCGATCGCTATCGGGTGATCGCCCCCCAATTGCCGGTCGACCCCCAACCCGGCCGTCGCCAGCACGGGATCAACGCGATCGCGGACTTGAGCGATCAGGTCGCCGAGCTTGTCGAAACGCTTCGGATTGATCCCTTTGTGATCTGTGGCAATTCACTCGGAGGCTTGGTGGCGATCGACCTGTGTGCCCGACGCAAAGACTTCGCCAAAGGTCTGGTGCTTGCCGGCAGCGCCGGGTTGTTCGAAAAGAATCCGATCGGCGGCATGCGACCGAAACCGTCGCGTGAATTCGTCAAAAAAACGGTTTGTGGCATCGTCCATAAACAGGAATTGGTAACCAACGAACTGGTCGACGATTGGCATTCCTCGATCCAAGATCGCGACTATGTCCGATTCGTCTTGCGGGTCTCCCGCGCCACCCGCGACCGATCGGTCGAGAAAGAACTGACGAAGTTGGATCTGCCGACGATGATCATCTGGGGCCAGGAAGACTCCATCACACCGCCGGAGACCGGCCGCGAGTTCCAGCGACGGATCAAGGGATCGAAGTTGCAATTCATCGAGGACTGCGGGCACGCGCCGAACTGGGAACAACCCGAAGCGTTCGCCGAACTGCTCGATGAATTTCTTCCGACCTGCTTTGCGGACTGA